From Dermatophagoides farinae isolate YC_2012a chromosome 10, ASM2471394v1, whole genome shotgun sequence, a single genomic window includes:
- the LOC124489799 gene encoding vacuole membrane protein 1 isoform X1, translating into MSEVDLDLHNNEIENVSATKNSNSDPFLIINNGDDSHDESNYGIEQMLFVDETLSSTTTKIEQTKEYSPMIIMTNNNDNLFVAEQIKSTKHHHHQLPKAVKDEIQSLVLWRRPFKTIYHAIHNFIDLLNNCYNFLIIHHLRLCLSMTIFVLIFFLALQLEGGHQPYVQYVYKRLAWCLYWCGLGILSSVGLGTGLHTFILYLGPHIASVTLAAYECNSLDFPEPPYPDEIICPTNTASNSATAAAAAAAAIGSSINVWSIMSKVRLEAFMWGAGTALGELPPYFISRAHRLAMHQGQDVDDDNILEELEEIEDLVTTDVDGGDQQQQQQQQNDLSTSNKPNSSIEPATTNVERRTSSWGQTLKTKMVLLMKRMGFFGILACASIPNPLFDLAGIICGYSLISFWTFFGATLLGKAVFKMHIQKLVVIVVFNEVYVQSVLTFCRNIPYIGHYIHEPLRDYLQHQKKSLHRGTNQMIQTKGQSWISFIFESFVIIMVTYFMVSIINSMAQSNLKQYYQQKQKQQQQQQKQHSGDTTMANNDDDDDNNKSQSKATTISPKKLDKND; encoded by the exons atgtcaGAAGTCGATCTAGATttacataataatgaaattgaaaatgtatcTGCgacaaaaaattccaattcagatccatttttgatcatcaacaatggtgatgattcacatgatgaatcaaattatgGCATTGAAcaaatgttgtttgttgatgaaacattatcatcaacaacaacaaaaatagaaCAAACCAAAGAATATTcaccaatgataataatgaccaataataatgataatttatttgtagctgaacaaatcaaatcaactaaacatcatcatcatcaattaccAAAAGCTGTTAAA gatgaaattcaatcattggtTCTTTGGCGACGTCCATTCAAAACCATCTATCATGCTATacataattttattgatttgctCAACAATTGTTATAATTTCTT GATCATACATCATCTACGACTTTGTCtttcaatgacaatttttgtattgatattttttctggCACTTCAATTGGAAGGTGGACATCAACCATATGTACAATATGTTTATAAACGTTTAGCATGGTGTCTTTATTGGTGTGGTTTAGGCATTTTATCATCGGTTGGTTTGGGTACCGGTTTACATAcctttatattatatttg ggtCCACATATCGCATCAGTAACATTAGCAGCATATGAATGTAATTCATTGGATTTTCCTGAACCGCCTTATCCAGATGA GATTATATGTCCAACTAATACTGCTTCTAATTCAGCTActgcagctgctgctgctgctgctgctattggatcatcaataaatgtaTGGTCGATTATGTCAAAAGTACGTTTAGAAGCATTTATGTGGGGAGCCGGTACAGCATTGGGTGAATTGCCTCCATATTTCATTTCTCGGGCTCATCGTTTGGCCATGCATCAAGGTCAagatgtagatgatgataatatattaGAAGAATTGGAAGAAATAGAAGATTTGGTAACAACCGATGTTGATGGCggtgatcaacaacaacaacaacagcaacaaaatgatttgtCTACTAGTAATAAGCCAAATTCATCGATAGAACCAGCCACCACTAATGTTGAACGTCGTACATCATCATGGggacaaacattgaaaacaaaaatggtaTTGCTAATGAAACGAATGGGTTTCTTTGGAATTCTAGCCTGTGCTTCAATACCGAATCCATTATTCGATTTGGCCGGTATCATTTGTGGTTATTCATTGATATCATTTTGGACATTTTTCGGCGCTACATTATTAGGAAAAGCTGTTTTCAAAATGCATATACAAAAActtgttgtgattgttgttttcaatgaaGTTTATGTTCAAAGTGTACTCACATTTTGTAg AAACATTCCATATATTGGACATTATATACATGAACCATTACGTGATTATCTTCAACATCAAAAGAAAAGCCTACATCGTGGTACTAACCAAATGATTCAGACCAAG GGCCAATCATGGATCTCGTTTATATTTGAAAGTTTTGTCATTATAATGGTCACTTATTTTATGgtatcaataatcaattcaatggCCCAAAGTAATCTGAAacaatattatcaacaaaaacaaaaacaacaacagcagcagcaaaaacaacattctGGTGATACGACAATggccaataatgatgatgatgatgataataataaatcacaaTCGAAAGCGACTACAatatcaccaaaaaaattggataaaaatgattga
- the LOC124500473 gene encoding uncharacterized protein LOC124500473, with amino-acid sequence MYKFKLSSYRLNRLLCRFQWSIRWWNVLKNGNNNIVIMDKNHHYYPHLSINGTANDSCRCNLLSLKQQQQQQQQEFVDDDDDVDVDVDFANITTKYHHSRHNQNNNHRHHHDDDDDDDNEKHPIETLLEPIRYSMAFLTLFSIISTIIVAIILVPLESLQLLAQFLSLIVSLSGLFGTMRRSILLSSLYALAMLLFLFLQSSYFFVLLKLVQEVKMNNNQDGHHHQQQQQQGADGSSSSSSNQKLFWHPQFYATTSSTSSSSSSSSSSSSSSSSSTVSSSTSSTSTRSASTTSISSSNQRPISTTTTTTIVPLLSPKWLTFTNNNNNNNNNNVNHDGMMIITSNLVENTLIPSLPFLNDQKQYHNLSTLNTYHNNQHHHHHYHNRQNHHYWFKRKRLKHSSNGHHHHHHHNHPPLLIPNPSETTTTTKTTTTTMTTTTTTTTTKSPSPYYQNYYQDELSSSSSDLYSMNDPDSNYQLPSKTVHRRRMTKMLNEELSYLSLLTVPMIAWLPPSLFMETVAVLILTMQALAGGCFLYALQRSEPYRKCRILTKQMSSSSSSSLSSTSLLSPTVILGEADNVYVPILSSTSSSNTEIAMPSTTTTTTTINNDVYCPTTTTTTTSGYNHHQHEHQYHIKLPVDMDPFC; translated from the coding sequence atgtataaatttaaattatcatcatatcgtttaaatcgattattatgtCGATTCCAATGGTCAATACGATGGTGGAATGTATTGAagaatggtaataataatattgttattatggataaaaatcatcattattatccacaTTTATCCATTAACGGTACTGCTAATGATTCTTGCCGTTGTAatctattatcattgaaacaacaacaacaacaacaacaacaagaatttgttgatgatgatgatgatgtggatgtggatgttgattttgcaaatataacaacaaaatatcatcattctcgacataatcaaaataataatcatcgacatcatcatgatgatgatgatgatgatgataatgagaaaCATCCAATAGAAACATTACTTGAACCAATACGTTATTCAATGGCCTTTTtaacattattttcaataataagcACAATAATCGTTGCCATAATATTGGTCCCATTAGAATCATTACAATTATTGGcacaatttttatcattaattgtTTCACTAAGTGGCCTATTCGGTACAATGAGAcgttcaatattattatcatcattatatgcattggcaatgttgttgtttttatttttgcagagtagttatttttttgtattattaaAATTGGTACAGGAAgttaaaatgaataataaccaggatggccatcatcatcaacaacaacaacaacaaggtgctgatggtagtagtagtagtagtagtaatcaaaaattattttggcATCCACAATTTTATGCCACTACATCATCcacttcttcttcttcttcttcatcatcatcatcatcatcttcttcctCTTCCTCTACAGTCTCatcttcaacatcatcaacatcgacgaGATCGGCATCCACcacatcaatatcatcatcaaatcaacgtccaatttcaacaacaacaacaacaacaatagtgccattattatcaccaaaaTGGTTAACAtttaccaacaacaacaacaacaacaataataataatgttaatcatgatggaatgatgattattacatCCAATTTAGTAGAAAATACTTTAATACCATCGTTGCCTTTTTTAAATGACCAAAAACAATATCATAATCTATCGACATTGAATAcctatcataataatcaacatcatcatcatcattatcataatcgccagaatcatcattattggtttAAAAGGAAACGATTGAAACATTCGTccaatggtcatcatcatcatcaccatcataatcatccacCATTATTGATACCGAATCCAtctgaaacaacaacaacaacgaagacAACTACGACTACAAtgaccacaacaacaacaacaacaacaacaaaatcaccaTCGCcttattatcaaaattattatcaggatgaattatcgtcatcatcatcagatttatattcaatgaatgatccagattcaaattatcaattacCATCTAAAACCGTACATAGAAGACGTATGACgaaaatgttgaatgaagaattatCCTATCTATCATTATTAACAGTACCGATGATAGCTTGGTTACCGCCTAGTTTATTTATGGAAACAGTGGCTGTATTAATATTAACAATGCAAGCATTGGCTGGTGGTTGTTTTCTATATGCATTACAACGTAGTGAACCATATCGTAAATGTCGTATtctaacaaaacaaatgtcatcatcatcatcatcatcattatcatcaacatcgttgTTATCACCGACTGTTATACTGGGCGAAGCAGATAATGTTTATGTtccaatattatcatcaacgtcatcatcgaatacGGAAATTGCTAtgccatcaacaacaacaacaacaacaacgataaatAATGACGTATAttgtccaacaacaacaacaacaactacaagtggctataatcatcatcaacatgaacATCAATATCATATCAAATTACCAGTAGATATGGATCCATTCTGTTGA